One stretch of Pandoraea oxalativorans DNA includes these proteins:
- a CDS encoding TRAP transporter large permease subunit: protein MTAEPTHALARLFCHVNRAVMKVTEAVAVLLVVAETLILLAGVVSRYGFDNPLTWSDELAQMLFIWLSMLGAVLALDRGEHMRLSAIVNKLPAAWRDWFQTMAALTVCVFVALIIMPAYTHAIEQMDITTPALEIPDGLRAAALPVGAALMLIAAISRMARCSSARQFGLGVLFVAALGAALWLGRPALIAMGNYNLLIFFVLIVGACVAGGIPIAFAFGTATLAYLALVTDAPLQIVVSRMDEGMSGLVLLSVPLFVLLGALIEMSGLARSLIEFMASLLGHVRGGLQYVLLGAMFLVSGISGSKAADMAAVAPALFPEMQRRGSKQEDLVALLSATGAMTETIPPSLVLITIGAVCGVSITALFVGGLLPAVIATLAIVVVCFARSRKEAPSAARRAPWGVIGKTFIVALPALALPILIRTAVIEGAATATEVSTIGIAYTIVIGLIVHAFRKHLNFKRLYPLLTETAALSGAILLIIGMATAMAWALTQSGFSAKLVGLMHGVPGGQVGFLLISMVVFIVLGSVLEGIPAIVLFGPLLFPVARSLGIHDVHYAMVVILSMGMGLFAPPLGVGFYAACAIGKTSPDKVFNRMWTYMGALLVALLVVVFIPWISIGFLK, encoded by the coding sequence ATGACGGCCGAGCCGACGCACGCGCTCGCCCGCCTCTTCTGCCACGTCAACCGCGCGGTGATGAAAGTCACCGAGGCGGTTGCCGTGCTGCTGGTGGTGGCGGAAACTCTCATCCTGCTCGCGGGCGTGGTCTCGCGTTACGGGTTCGACAATCCGCTCACGTGGTCGGATGAGCTCGCGCAGATGCTGTTCATCTGGCTCTCGATGCTCGGCGCGGTGCTTGCCCTCGACCGGGGCGAGCACATGCGCTTGTCCGCCATCGTCAACAAGCTTCCCGCTGCCTGGCGCGACTGGTTCCAGACCATGGCCGCGCTGACGGTGTGCGTGTTCGTCGCGCTCATCATCATGCCCGCGTACACGCATGCCATCGAACAGATGGACATCACCACGCCGGCACTGGAAATCCCCGACGGGCTGCGCGCAGCCGCCCTGCCGGTAGGCGCGGCGCTCATGCTCATTGCCGCAATCTCACGCATGGCACGCTGCTCCAGTGCGCGTCAGTTCGGCCTCGGCGTGCTGTTCGTCGCAGCGCTCGGTGCGGCGCTCTGGCTCGGCCGCCCTGCGCTGATCGCGATGGGCAACTACAACCTGCTGATCTTCTTCGTGCTGATTGTCGGCGCATGCGTGGCCGGCGGCATTCCGATTGCGTTTGCCTTCGGGACCGCCACGCTCGCGTATCTGGCGCTGGTGACGGACGCACCGCTGCAAATCGTCGTGAGCCGCATGGACGAAGGCATGTCCGGCCTCGTGCTGCTGTCAGTGCCGCTGTTCGTGCTGCTGGGTGCGCTCATCGAGATGAGCGGTCTGGCGCGCAGTCTGATCGAGTTCATGGCATCGCTGCTCGGCCACGTGCGTGGCGGCCTGCAATACGTGCTGCTCGGCGCGATGTTCCTCGTCTCGGGCATTTCCGGCTCGAAGGCGGCCGACATGGCAGCCGTCGCCCCGGCGCTCTTCCCCGAGATGCAACGCCGGGGCTCGAAGCAGGAAGACCTGGTGGCGCTGCTGTCGGCCACCGGCGCCATGACCGAGACGATTCCGCCGAGCCTCGTGCTCATCACGATCGGTGCGGTGTGCGGTGTGTCGATCACGGCGCTCTTCGTCGGCGGCCTGCTGCCTGCCGTGATCGCCACACTCGCCATCGTCGTGGTGTGCTTTGCCCGCTCGCGCAAGGAAGCGCCGAGCGCAGCACGTCGCGCACCGTGGGGCGTCATCGGCAAGACGTTTATCGTGGCGCTGCCCGCCCTCGCGCTGCCGATCCTCATCCGCACGGCCGTGATCGAGGGCGCGGCTACAGCGACCGAAGTCTCGACCATCGGTATCGCCTACACGATCGTGATCGGCTTGATCGTCCACGCCTTCAGGAAGCACCTGAACTTCAAGCGTCTTTATCCGCTGCTCACGGAAACGGCCGCACTCTCCGGCGCGATTCTGCTGATCATCGGCATGGCGACGGCCATGGCCTGGGCGCTCACGCAATCGGGTTTCTCCGCGAAGCTCGTCGGCCTGATGCACGGCGTGCCGGGTGGACAAGTCGGCTTCCTGCTCATCTCGATGGTCGTGTTCATCGTGCTCGGCAGCGTGCTCGAAGGCATTCCCGCCATCGTGCTGTTCGGCCCGCTGCTGTTCCCGGTCGCCCGCTCGCTCGGCATTCACGACGTGCACTACGCGATGGTCGTCATTCTCTCGATGGGGATGGGCCTGTTCGCTCCGCCGCTCGGCGTGGGCTTCTATGCCGCGTGCGCCATTGGCAAGACATCGCCCGACAAAGTGTTCAACCGGATGTGGACCTATATGGGCGCGCTGCTCGTCGCCCTGCTCGTCGTGGTCTTCATCCCCTGGATCTCGATCGGTTTCCTGAAGTAA
- a CDS encoding SDR family NAD(P)-dependent oxidoreductase: MTEKVAVVTGGGMGIGAAICERLVKDGMTVVVADLNEGAATETAAALSASGGRAWALGMNVGEEASIADGFAQIARRHGRCDVLVNNAGVAKTFPFLDYPLDHWHQVMAVNLTGTLLCGQHAARLMREQRWGRIVNLASVAGILASAGRTAYGTSKAAVIGLTRQMAIELAPFGITANGIAPGPIDTPLTKVLHSDVSRRHYTETTPLGRYGQPHEIAGAVSFLASDDASYVTGHILPVDGGFVAAGILEI; this comes from the coding sequence ATGACGGAGAAGGTAGCAGTAGTCACGGGCGGTGGAATGGGTATCGGCGCCGCCATTTGCGAACGTTTGGTCAAGGATGGCATGACGGTCGTCGTGGCCGATCTGAACGAAGGTGCGGCGACTGAGACGGCCGCAGCGCTGAGTGCGTCGGGCGGGCGCGCGTGGGCGCTGGGCATGAACGTGGGCGAGGAGGCGTCGATTGCCGACGGCTTTGCACAGATTGCCAGGCGGCACGGGCGCTGCGACGTGCTGGTGAACAATGCGGGCGTCGCCAAGACGTTCCCGTTTCTCGACTACCCGCTCGATCACTGGCATCAGGTCATGGCCGTCAATCTGACGGGCACCCTGCTATGCGGGCAGCACGCCGCGCGTCTCATGCGCGAGCAGCGCTGGGGACGGATCGTCAATCTGGCGTCGGTCGCGGGCATTCTTGCCAGCGCCGGACGCACGGCATACGGCACGTCGAAGGCGGCCGTGATCGGGCTGACGCGCCAGATGGCCATCGAACTTGCCCCCTTCGGCATCACCGCCAATGGGATCGCCCCCGGCCCCATCGACACGCCGCTGACCAAAGTGCTGCACTCGGACGTTTCGCGCCGTCACTACACGGAGACGACGCCGCTCGGGCGCTACGGACAGCCGCATGAAATCGCCGGTGCGGTGAGCTTTCTCGCGTCGGACGACGCGTCGTATGTCACCGGCCATATCCTGCCGGTCGACGGCGGCTTCGTCGCCGCCGGGATTCTGGAAATCTGA
- a CDS encoding LysR family transcriptional regulator yields the protein MIELRHFQYFVVLAQTLHFGRAAQQLHISQPPLSRQIALMEAELGVQLFERTNRSVRLTRAGNRFYQDAVEILNAVDRARRNVVAASRGEDGAITVGFMMSSAYNILPALTRTYAAAFSRVDMKLAETLPNLLAEAVRAGQTDVGIMYRPEDLTGLDTATVFREEMVAVIPRTHPLAKVRVLDAAQLAEESFVSIPREIAPLVYDLVVTHCRRSGFSPHIRLETNLQQTIINLVGEGLGVAMVPMSMSSASASGNAVFKPLRNAPVAEVALLWSRDNHNPCVATFVENARSVWREMQRAPGARLVPDLPDTSVL from the coding sequence ATGATCGAGTTGCGCCATTTTCAGTACTTCGTGGTGCTCGCGCAGACCCTGCACTTCGGCCGCGCGGCCCAGCAGTTACATATCTCCCAGCCGCCGCTCTCGCGTCAGATTGCCTTGATGGAAGCGGAACTGGGCGTGCAGTTGTTCGAGCGGACGAATCGCAGCGTGCGTCTCACGCGGGCGGGCAATCGCTTCTATCAGGATGCAGTGGAAATCCTCAACGCCGTCGATCGGGCGCGTCGCAACGTGGTGGCGGCAAGCCGTGGGGAAGACGGTGCGATTACGGTCGGTTTCATGATGTCTTCGGCATACAACATCTTGCCAGCGCTCACCCGGACGTACGCGGCGGCGTTCTCGCGCGTCGACATGAAGCTTGCGGAGACGCTGCCGAACCTGCTGGCAGAGGCCGTACGCGCGGGCCAGACCGACGTCGGCATCATGTATCGTCCCGAGGATCTGACCGGTTTGGACACGGCCACGGTGTTTCGCGAAGAGATGGTGGCGGTGATTCCCCGCACGCACCCGCTGGCGAAGGTCCGCGTGCTCGACGCCGCGCAACTCGCCGAGGAGTCGTTCGTGAGCATTCCGCGCGAGATCGCGCCGCTTGTCTACGATCTGGTCGTGACCCACTGCCGCCGCTCGGGGTTCTCGCCGCACATCCGGCTCGAAACGAACCTTCAGCAGACGATCATCAACCTCGTGGGGGAGGGGCTGGGGGTGGCGATGGTGCCGATGTCGATGAGTAGTGCGAGTGCGTCCGGCAATGCGGTGTTCAAGCCGCTGCGCAATGCGCCGGTGGCCGAGGTGGCGCTGTTATGGAGTCGGGACAATCACAACCCGTGCGTGGCGACGTTCGTGGAGAATGCGCGCAGCGTGTGGCGCGAGATGCAGCGCGCACCGGGCGCGCGGCTGGTGCCCGATCTGCCGGACACCAGCGTGCTTTGA
- a CDS encoding sigma 54-interacting transcriptional regulator, whose translation MPAHLAVAPAPARPVGHAAPLGAATAHSANTAFNNIAALAERVVRVPAPAPASRQHRPDYLDIDDLCGTDARMRDLLARGKRFVDRGLPVLILGETGTGKEFLARALHEYSERRAQSFVAINTASLPEHLIESELFGYQRGAFSGALPGGMKGKMQQADGGTLFLDEIGDMPYAMQTRLLRVLSEREVTPLGASQPVPIDVQLICATHQDLASAVAQGTFREDLYYRIAVGVLTLPTLRERDDKRELIARMLCDEWPGLRVDQALARVTSDALSCLLAHAWPGNLRQMRAALRYACAVTSGERLCVDDLPPELAFSPALHSSYPANRHEAPRDARIEETAYAASLASHTQYRAHDASHEPHDQERERILQALAQHRWNISAAARTLGFCRASLYRKLKQLSIPHVRDCGEALSTRHYA comes from the coding sequence ATGCCCGCTCACCTCGCTGTAGCGCCCGCCCCCGCTCGACCTGTCGGCCACGCCGCCCCCCTCGGCGCAGCCACTGCCCATAGTGCCAATACCGCATTCAACAACATCGCCGCACTGGCCGAGCGCGTCGTCCGCGTGCCAGCCCCGGCCCCAGCCTCCCGTCAACATCGCCCCGATTACCTCGACATCGACGATCTGTGCGGCACCGATGCCCGCATGCGCGATCTGCTCGCGCGCGGCAAACGCTTCGTCGACCGTGGCCTGCCCGTGCTGATCCTCGGTGAGACGGGGACCGGCAAAGAGTTTCTCGCCCGCGCATTACATGAATACAGCGAGCGACGCGCACAGTCGTTCGTCGCAATCAACACGGCGTCGCTGCCGGAGCATCTCATCGAGAGCGAGCTCTTCGGCTATCAGCGCGGCGCTTTCTCCGGCGCGTTACCCGGGGGAATGAAAGGGAAGATGCAGCAAGCCGATGGCGGCACGCTGTTCCTCGACGAAATCGGCGACATGCCGTACGCGATGCAGACGCGTTTGCTGCGCGTGCTATCGGAACGCGAAGTCACACCGCTAGGGGCGAGTCAGCCGGTGCCGATCGATGTCCAACTGATCTGTGCCACGCATCAGGATCTGGCAAGCGCTGTCGCACAAGGCACGTTCCGTGAAGACCTCTACTACCGGATCGCCGTCGGCGTGCTGACGCTGCCCACCTTGCGTGAGCGCGACGACAAGCGCGAGCTGATCGCGCGCATGTTGTGCGACGAATGGCCGGGCCTGCGTGTCGACCAGGCGCTCGCGCGTGTGACGTCCGACGCGCTCTCGTGTCTTCTCGCGCATGCGTGGCCGGGGAATTTGCGTCAGATGCGCGCGGCATTGCGATATGCGTGTGCCGTGACGAGTGGGGAACGTTTGTGTGTGGACGATCTGCCGCCGGAACTTGCGTTCTCGCCTGCGTTGCATTCGTCGTACCCGGCGAATCGCCATGAGGCGCCGCGCGACGCTCGGATCGAGGAAACGGCCTATGCTGCGAGCCTTGCTTCGCACACGCAATATCGTGCACACGATGCGTCCCACGAACCGCACGATCAGGAACGCGAACGCATTCTGCAGGCGCTTGCACAACATCGCTGGAACATTTCAGCGGCCGCGCGCACGTTAGGATTCTGTCGTGCATCGCTGTATCGCAAGCTCAAGCAGTTGAGCATTCCGCATGTTCGCGATTGCGGCGAAGCCCTCAGCACAAGGCACTACGCCTAG
- a CDS encoding ISL3 family transposase encodes MLDRKLLESLGGWQGYAVERVEWPEGTGRTLSIYLKPTAKVMLCEQCGARCRQVHETTVRRVRDLPLFEYRVVLHVPRRRLLCEQCGGPRLERLTWLGRYQRVTDRLAAACSQLLQSSNVQAVARFFELGWHTVKTLDKARLRASVREPDWSRIEYLAMDEFALHKGHRYATVVVDPISRQVLWIGPGRSRETARAFFEQLPRGVAQRIKAVAIDMTTAYELEIQAHCPRAEIVYDLFHVVAKYGREVIDRVRVDQANQLRQDRPARRVIKSSRWLLLRNRDKLDRQQAVRLDELLQANQPLLTVYVLRDELKRLWFYRRPAWAKQAWHHWCEQAEQSGIAPLNTFAQRLKGYLHGILARCRHRLNTSIVEGINNTIKVIKRRAYGYRDQEYFFLKIRAAFPGNAQ; translated from the coding sequence ATGCTGGATCGCAAGCTGCTGGAGTCGCTGGGAGGCTGGCAGGGCTATGCCGTCGAACGCGTGGAGTGGCCCGAGGGCACAGGGCGCACGCTGTCGATCTATTTGAAGCCAACCGCCAAGGTGATGCTGTGCGAGCAGTGCGGCGCACGATGTCGCCAGGTCCATGAGACCACGGTGCGCCGGGTGCGAGATCTGCCGTTATTTGAGTACCGGGTTGTTCTTCATGTTCCACGCCGGCGCTTGTTGTGTGAGCAATGCGGTGGCCCGCGCCTGGAGCGGCTTACTTGGCTGGGTCGCTACCAGCGGGTGACGGATCGGCTTGCGGCGGCCTGCAGCCAATTGCTGCAATCGAGCAACGTGCAGGCGGTGGCGAGGTTCTTCGAGCTGGGTTGGCATACCGTCAAGACGCTGGACAAGGCCCGGCTCCGAGCGTCAGTGCGCGAACCGGATTGGTCCAGGATCGAGTATTTAGCGATGGACGAGTTCGCCCTGCATAAAGGGCATCGGTACGCGACGGTAGTCGTCGATCCGATCAGCAGGCAGGTGCTGTGGATCGGCCCAGGACGCTCACGCGAGACGGCTCGGGCGTTCTTCGAGCAATTGCCGCGTGGGGTCGCCCAACGCATCAAGGCCGTAGCCATCGACATGACTACGGCCTACGAGTTAGAAATCCAGGCCCACTGCCCACGGGCGGAGATCGTCTATGACTTGTTCCATGTCGTGGCCAAGTACGGACGAGAGGTCATTGATCGGGTGCGCGTGGATCAGGCCAACCAACTGCGCCAGGACCGTCCCGCGCGCCGGGTCATCAAATCGAGCCGCTGGCTGTTATTGCGCAACCGCGACAAGCTAGACCGGCAGCAGGCCGTCCGGCTCGACGAATTGCTGCAAGCCAACCAGCCGCTGCTGACGGTCTATGTCCTGAGGGACGAACTCAAGCGGCTCTGGTTCTACCGAAGACCTGCCTGGGCAAAACAAGCCTGGCACCACTGGTGCGAGCAGGCCGAGCAAAGCGGAATAGCCCCCTTGAACACCTTCGCTCAGCGTCTGAAAGGCTATCTGCATGGCATCCTGGCCAGATGCCGACATCGTCTAAACACCAGCATCGTTGAGGGCATTAACAACACTATCAAGGTCATTAAGCGGCGCGCCTACGGCTACCGAGACCAGGAATACTTCTTCCTCAAAATCCGCGCCGCCTTCCCCGGTAATGCTCAATGA
- a CDS encoding porin, with product MKKTLLAAAVVGAFSMTAHAQSSVTLYGLIDAGIAYTSNSTTSSASGSKNFRATSGLVNGSRWGLKGSEDLGGGNKAIFVLENGFSINNGTSGQNGRMFGRQAFVGLQNDRFGAVTIGRQYDSLVDYLAPLTLNGSSFGGTIASHPYDNDNTNNSFRVNNSVKYSSANYNGLTFGGLYGFSNKAGDFANNRAFSAGVNYANGPLTVAAAYLERQGNPGNNNGTGAVDTSTGGDSVFQSSKQRVWGIGGNYAFGPATVGLVYTHTQLQGLTGLNYNSTAVAFGNDGLKFDNFEVNGRYMLTPAVSLSAAYTYTMAKQDSTDKKPKFHTVTLQADYRLSKRTDVYLTGSYQHISDNEGTGLQAGVGAAGGMSSTSSQTVVGTGIRHRF from the coding sequence ATGAAAAAAACTCTTCTTGCCGCTGCCGTCGTCGGCGCGTTCTCGATGACCGCGCACGCTCAAAGCAGCGTCACCCTGTACGGCTTGATCGACGCCGGCATCGCTTACACGAGCAACTCGACCACGTCGTCGGCTTCGGGTTCGAAGAACTTCCGTGCAACGAGCGGCCTGGTCAACGGCAGCCGTTGGGGCCTGAAGGGCTCGGAAGATCTGGGTGGCGGTAACAAGGCCATCTTCGTGCTGGAAAACGGTTTCTCTATCAACAACGGCACGTCGGGCCAAAACGGCCGCATGTTCGGTCGTCAAGCCTTCGTTGGTCTGCAAAACGATCGCTTCGGCGCTGTGACGATCGGTCGTCAATACGACTCGCTGGTCGACTACCTGGCACCGCTGACGCTGAACGGTTCGTCGTTCGGCGGCACGATCGCTTCGCACCCGTATGACAACGACAACACGAACAACTCGTTCCGTGTGAACAACTCGGTCAAGTACTCGAGCGCCAACTACAACGGCCTGACGTTCGGCGGCCTGTATGGCTTCTCGAACAAGGCCGGCGACTTCGCCAACAACCGTGCATTCAGCGCCGGCGTGAACTACGCAAACGGCCCGCTGACGGTGGCTGCTGCTTACTTGGAGCGCCAAGGCAATCCGGGTAACAACAACGGCACGGGCGCTGTCGACACGTCGACGGGTGGTGATTCGGTGTTCCAGTCGTCGAAGCAACGCGTCTGGGGTATCGGTGGTAACTACGCCTTCGGCCCGGCAACGGTCGGCCTGGTGTACACCCACACCCAACTGCAAGGTCTGACGGGTCTGAACTACAACAGCACCGCAGTTGCCTTCGGCAACGACGGTCTGAAGTTCGACAACTTCGAAGTCAACGGTCGCTACATGCTGACCCCGGCAGTCTCGCTGTCGGCCGCGTACACGTACACGATGGCCAAGCAAGATTCGACGGACAAGAAGCCGAAGTTCCACACCGTTACGCTGCAAGCTGACTACCGTCTGTCGAAGCGCACCGATGTGTACCTGACGGGTTCGTACCAGCACATCTCCGACAACGAAGGCACGGGCCTCCAAGCCGGTGTCGGCGCTGCCGGCGGTATGTCGTCGACCAGCTCGCAAACCGTTGTGGGCACGGGCATCCGTCACCGCTTCTAA
- a CDS encoding type 1 glutamine amidotransferase (Members of this family of hydrolases with an active site Cys residue belong to MEROPS family C26.), which produces MTDAQDPKSPQQPSKPESDTSKSATSPTVPAAPAHESAKHSDSPADSPATRSSEYVEPASPATPRPTGKPVAGTAEGSGDMPPNPDTLTRPAPPSEAASATRADGSDDSKAETPASGAPAARPAAPASAAEVASDRNPIGSPVPKSGDDVKAAGVGSAGGNIGETGAGATGGAGGGAGGGEPPHQPSFGATGPRPGSPASMGGQPSYLQAGDSPWSVLRRIMSARFRAWYDRAGQRITQRTLKIGISARIFHPEPGSKGLRSKTLQYLEESIAHWVMSRDVLVFMIPTVDTQGLLHPSHIRLHDYAKHLDGLVLQGGADVSPLTYSEVATRHEWQGDRMRDMYELELLHEFVEQGKPILGVCRGCQLINVAFGGTLHQDIATDLPVAIPHVTETYEHNRHTLTFPEGSSLAQMLAPVDVPIVNSIHHQSVKTLGRDLSVEAVCAEDGVVEAIRYRKAPFVMGLQWHPEFHRAGGPEFLDCTPVLDNFLRAARETRF; this is translated from the coding sequence ATGACCGACGCTCAAGATCCGAAATCGCCGCAGCAGCCGTCCAAGCCCGAATCCGATACGAGTAAGAGCGCAACCTCGCCGACGGTCCCGGCCGCACCGGCACACGAATCCGCAAAACACAGCGACTCACCTGCGGACTCGCCTGCGACGCGTTCGTCCGAGTACGTGGAGCCCGCGTCGCCTGCGACGCCGCGTCCCACGGGAAAGCCGGTGGCCGGTACCGCCGAAGGTTCCGGCGACATGCCGCCTAATCCCGACACGCTGACACGTCCTGCACCGCCTTCCGAGGCGGCCAGCGCCACGCGCGCGGATGGATCGGACGATTCGAAGGCCGAGACGCCCGCGTCCGGCGCGCCAGCGGCCAGGCCCGCCGCGCCTGCGTCGGCCGCTGAGGTGGCGTCCGACCGCAATCCGATCGGCTCACCCGTTCCAAAATCCGGCGACGACGTGAAGGCAGCCGGTGTGGGGAGTGCCGGGGGCAACATCGGCGAAACCGGGGCAGGTGCTACTGGTGGCGCGGGTGGCGGTGCAGGCGGTGGTGAGCCGCCGCATCAGCCGTCGTTCGGCGCGACCGGGCCGCGTCCGGGCAGTCCGGCGTCGATGGGCGGTCAGCCGTCGTACTTGCAGGCGGGGGACTCGCCGTGGTCGGTCCTGCGCCGGATCATGTCCGCGCGCTTTCGCGCCTGGTACGACCGCGCCGGTCAGCGCATCACGCAACGCACGCTGAAGATCGGTATCTCGGCACGTATCTTCCATCCGGAGCCGGGTTCGAAGGGATTGCGCAGCAAAACGCTGCAATACCTCGAAGAGTCGATTGCGCACTGGGTGATGTCGCGCGATGTGCTCGTCTTCATGATTCCGACGGTGGACACGCAAGGCTTGCTTCACCCGAGCCACATTCGTCTGCACGATTACGCGAAGCACCTCGACGGGCTGGTCTTGCAGGGCGGGGCGGACGTCTCGCCGCTCACCTATTCGGAAGTGGCGACGCGTCACGAATGGCAGGGCGACCGCATGCGCGACATGTACGAACTCGAGTTGCTCCATGAGTTTGTCGAGCAGGGCAAGCCGATTCTCGGCGTCTGCCGTGGCTGCCAACTGATCAACGTGGCGTTCGGCGGCACGTTGCATCAGGACATTGCGACGGATTTGCCCGTAGCGATCCCGCACGTCACGGAAACGTACGAGCACAATCGTCACACGCTGACCTTCCCGGAAGGTTCGTCGCTCGCGCAGATGCTGGCGCCGGTCGATGTGCCCATCGTCAACTCGATTCACCACCAGTCGGTCAAGACGCTGGGGCGCGATTTGAGCGTGGAGGCGGTGTGTGCGGAGGACGGTGTGGTGGAGGCGATTCGCTACCGCAAGGCACCGTTCGTGATGGGCTTGCAGTGGCACCCGGAATTCCACCGCGCAGGCGGTCCGGAGTTTCTCGATTGCACGCCGGTGCTGGACAACTTCCTGCGTGCCGCACGCGAAACGCGTTTCTGA
- a CDS encoding YkvA family protein: MKRFLRLWQIARHDFRVLWHAARDPRRPRWLLPVVVLLAVYLLSPIDLIPDFVPVFGLLDDVVVIGTVVHWLIKRLPVDVREDARAHVFTQRA, encoded by the coding sequence GTGAAGCGTTTTCTTCGACTGTGGCAAATCGCCCGCCATGATTTCCGCGTGCTCTGGCATGCGGCCCGTGACCCGCGCCGTCCGCGCTGGCTGTTGCCTGTTGTGGTGTTGCTCGCGGTCTATCTGCTCAGCCCCATCGATCTGATCCCGGATTTCGTGCCGGTGTTCGGTTTGCTCGACGACGTGGTCGTGATCGGCACGGTGGTCCACTGGCTCATCAAGCGCCTGCCGGTCGATGTGCGCGAGGACGCGCGCGCGCATGTGTTCACTCAGCGGGCCTGA
- a CDS encoding quinone oxidoreductase family protein has translation MTKAIRIEQNGGPEVMKWVDVEVGEPGPGEARVRHNAVGLNYIDVYFRTGLYPQPLPAGLGMEAAGVVEAVGEGVTHVKPGDRVAYASRPCGAYSQARVMPAAPLVRLPDNISDDQAAAMMLQGMTAQYLLRRTYPVKAGDTILIHAAAGGVGLIVCQWAKALGATVIGTVGSDEKAALVRQHGCDHPIVYTRENFVERVKDITGGEGVPVVYDSIGKDTFIGSLDCLRPLGTMVSFGNASGPVTQINTADLVSRGSLFFTRPTLFNYTAKRADLDATANELFDVVGKGTVRIEVNQRYALADVAQAHRDLEARKTTGSTLLMP, from the coding sequence ATGACGAAAGCCATCCGCATCGAACAGAACGGCGGTCCCGAAGTGATGAAGTGGGTCGATGTCGAAGTCGGAGAACCGGGTCCGGGCGAGGCGCGCGTGCGCCATAACGCCGTCGGGCTGAACTACATCGACGTTTATTTCCGCACCGGGTTGTATCCGCAGCCGCTGCCTGCCGGTCTCGGTATGGAAGCTGCCGGTGTGGTCGAGGCGGTGGGCGAGGGCGTGACGCATGTGAAGCCCGGCGACCGCGTGGCCTACGCGAGCCGTCCTTGCGGGGCTTACTCGCAGGCGCGCGTGATGCCCGCCGCACCGCTGGTACGCTTGCCCGACAACATCAGCGACGATCAGGCTGCGGCCATGATGCTGCAAGGCATGACGGCGCAGTACCTGCTGCGTCGCACGTATCCGGTCAAGGCCGGGGACACCATCCTGATTCACGCCGCCGCCGGTGGCGTGGGGCTGATCGTGTGTCAGTGGGCGAAGGCGCTGGGCGCGACCGTGATCGGCACCGTCGGCTCGGACGAGAAGGCCGCGCTGGTGCGTCAGCACGGCTGCGATCACCCGATTGTCTACACCCGCGAGAACTTCGTCGAGCGCGTGAAGGACATTACGGGGGGCGAAGGTGTGCCGGTCGTGTACGACTCCATCGGTAAAGACACCTTCATCGGGTCGCTCGACTGCCTGCGTCCGCTGGGCACGATGGTGAGCTTCGGTAACGCGTCCGGCCCCGTCACGCAAATCAACACGGCGGATCTGGTGTCGCGCGGCTCGTTGTTCTTCACGCGTCCCACGCTGTTCAACTACACCGCCAAGCGCGCCGATCTGGACGCCACGGCCAACGAGTTGTTCGATGTCGTCGGCAAGGGCACGGTCAGGATCGAGGTCAATCAGCGTTACGCGCTGGCCGACGTTGCACAGGCGCATCGCGATCTCGAAGCGCGCAAGACCACCGGGTCGACGTTGCTAATGCCCTGA
- a CDS encoding methylglyoxal synthase: MTVSTVPKVRIALIAHDKKKDEILALARDYVEVLRQCQLVATGTTGGRIATELGLDVERMLSGPHGGDLQIGAQLAEGRVDMVLFLRDPMTPQPHEPDINALVRACDVHNVPCATNSSTARLLLEQLIVRLAAQPVA, translated from the coding sequence ATGACGGTTTCGACGGTACCCAAGGTAAGAATTGCGCTGATCGCGCACGACAAGAAGAAGGACGAGATCCTCGCGCTCGCACGCGATTACGTCGAGGTGCTGCGTCAGTGCCAACTCGTCGCGACGGGCACGACGGGCGGGCGCATCGCCACGGAACTCGGTCTGGACGTCGAGCGCATGCTCTCCGGCCCGCACGGTGGCGACTTGCAGATCGGCGCGCAACTGGCCGAGGGGCGCGTGGACATGGTGCTGTTCCTGCGCGACCCCATGACGCCGCAGCCCCACGAACCCGACATCAACGCATTGGTGCGCGCTTGCGACGTGCACAACGTCCCGTGCGCGACGAACAGTTCGACGGCGCGTCTGCTGCTCGAACAACTGATCGTGCGACTGGCCGCCCAACCCGTGGCGTGA